AGTGGGCTCGACCATCTCCATGGGAAGGAGGCAGAACACGTGCCAGTGATCGCCCACCGGCTCGCGGTACACGGCCAGGACCGCGCCGCCGTCCCGCTCGACCTGCTCGACGAGGGCCGCGGTCTGCCGGGGCGGCTCCTCCTCGGGATGCACGCGCCACTTCGCCATGTCGGGGATTATGATGCGGCGCCCGCGCCGGCGCAAGGAATCGGCCCCGGCGTGGTCGCATCGCGCGGCGCGCGCCGGAGCGCCGCCGCCCCAGCGGGGGTCGTCAGGCCCCCTTCCCGACGCGACTGGCTCGCCTGCGATAGCGCGGCTCGGTATGCGCCCGGCGTCGTTCCGGTCAAGCGGCGGAACACGGTCGAGAAATGGCTCGGGGTCCGGAAGCCGACCAGGCGCGCGATACGAGAGATGGGCAGCTCGCGCGCGGCCAGCAGGCGGATCGCGCGATCGACGCGCGTGCGCACCACGAAGCGGTGGGGCGGCAGCCCGGTGCTGTGCTGGAAGAGCCGGGCGAAATGATAGGGGCTCATGTAGACGACCGAGCCCAGCTGGGCGAGTCGC
This region of Candidatus Methylomirabilota bacterium genomic DNA includes:
- a CDS encoding AraC family transcriptional regulator, with the protein product MTPTETPAPSRAARPSVLPLARLRRVTDYIQEHLDEDLRLAQLGSVVYMSPYHFARLFQHSTGLPPHRFVVRTRVDRAIRLLAARELPISRIARLVGFRTPSHFSTVFRRLTGTTPGAYRAALSQASQSRREGGLTTPAGAAALRRAPRDATTPGPIPCAGAGAAS